GGTCGCGGTCGTCGTCTACGGTTCCGGTGGTCCCGCTCCGGCGAATCCGCTTCTCATCGTCCTGGGCCTCGCCGCGGGGGTGCCCGTGTTCGGCCTGTTGGCCCTCGCCACCAGCGGATTCACGAAGAACGCCGAGGCCGCCCAGATCACGTCCCTGCCGGTCATGGCCCTGGCCATGATCGGGATGGGCAACATTCGCGACGCCCTGCCCGACCGTGCCGCCGACATCGTCGGATGGACGCCTTACGCCGCGGTGTCCGACCTGGTGCGCCTCGGCGCGTCGGACGGCACCGTCAGCGGGACGTTCGCCGACTCGGCCGGTCCGATTGCGACACTGATCATATGGACCGCACTCGCGATCGGCCTCGTCTACAAATCGTTCCGCTGGGACGACCGCGGATGAATCTCACGCCCGGGCGATGGTCCCGCTTGTCCGAACCGGCCAAGTATCGGGCCTACACTCGGGCCACGCTGCTCGGCGTAGTCACGATGGTCGGGGTGCTCGCCGCCGCTAATCTTCGCGAACACGCCGGTGTACTGGCCGTGATGCTGACGGCGACGGTGTCTGCATTGATGGCTTTCGAGGCCCGCCCCGAGTTGACCGGGCGTGATGCTCCGCGACTCGACTCGTGGCTCACCCGCATCGCCACCGTGGGATTCGCCGGATCATGGCTTGCCGGATTGATCGCGGCGCACTCGTCGACCGGCGACGCCGTCGCGTTCGCACGCGGTGGCGCCTGGTTCGTCGTGGTGCTCGCAGCTGCAGCCCTGCTCCCGTTCATGACGAGACGCTGGGAGCTTCTCGCTGCGATTGCCCTCATCACCGCGGTCGTGTCGGGCGCTCCGGACGGTCGGCCGGTGAACGTGCTGCCTCCCGCACTCGTGGCCGTGTTCTGCTGCGGGACCACACGAGCGTCGCTGTGGGCACTTCGGATCGTCGACGACCTCGACGAAGCCCGCCGGACACAGGCCGAACTCGAAGTCGCCGAGGAACGGCTGCGGTTCGCGCGCGA
This genomic window from Gordonia sp. PDNC005 contains:
- a CDS encoding histidine kinase, producing the protein MNLTPGRWSRLSEPAKYRAYTRATLLGVVTMVGVLAAANLREHAGVLAVMLTATVSALMAFEARPELTGRDAPRLDSWLTRIATVGFAGSWLAGLIAAHSSTGDAVAFARGGAWFVVVLAAAALLPFMTRRWELLAAIALITAVVSGAPDGRPVNVLPPALVAVFCCGTTRASLWALRIVDDLDEARRTQAELEVAEERLRFARDLHDVVGRGFSTIAVKSELASRLLHAGASDLAATEMDEIKALAVSSMEEMRSLVRGYRGIDLPGEVAGARSLLAAAGCDLVIAGRPEDVPERLHEAAAWVVREGTTNIVRHSSATTATLDLGSAGMKLTNNGVVAPVGAQSGLRGLSERLAAVGGVVTTGSADGAFTLDVRWETT
- a CDS encoding ABC transporter permease, producing the protein MTTADTFRRRPLYSLARAEFRQFLRNRTLVVMGIVFPVLLPLTIFLLSRSNGVTHDSVAATFDMFALYALVFVQFYTVLSMVTTRRGEGVLKRLRTGEAADWQILAAPNVPGVTVTAASSLVVAVVVYGSGGPAPANPLLIVLGLAAGVPVFGLLALATSGFTKNAEAAQITSLPVMALAMIGMGNIRDALPDRAADIVGWTPYAAVSDLVRLGASDGTVSGTFADSAGPIATLIIWTALAIGLVYKSFRWDDRG